A region from the Vespula pensylvanica isolate Volc-1 chromosome 9, ASM1446617v1, whole genome shotgun sequence genome encodes:
- the LOC122632003 gene encoding serine/threonine-protein phosphatase 6 catalytic subunit, whose translation MSDIDKWIDIAKECKYLPENDLKKLCDMVCDLLLEESNIQPVSTPVTVCGDIHGQFYDLEELFRNGGPVPDTNYIFMGDFVDRGYYSLETFTRLLTLKAKWSDRITLLRGNHESRQITHVYGFYDECQNKYGNANAWKYCCRVFDLLTVAALIDEQVLCVHGGLSPAISTLDQIRTIERNQEIPHKGAFCDLVWSDPEDVDGWTVSPRGAGWLFGSRVTYKFMEINDLKLICRAHQLVHEGYRYMFNDKLVTVWSAPNYCYRCGNIASILQFTTVDHRCPVLFQAVPDSERVIPPLTTTPYFL comes from the exons aaaCTCTGTGACATGGTATGTGATTTGTTATTGGAAGAGTCCAATATTCAACCTGTTTCTACCCCGGTAACGGTTTGTGGCGATATCCATGGACAG TTTTATGATCTGGAGGAATTATTCCGTAATGGAGGACCTGTGCCtgatacaaattatatattcatggGTGATTTTGTGGATAGGGGCTATTATAGTTTAGAAACATTTACACGCCTACTCACGCTTAAAGCAAAATGGTCTGATAGAATAACATTACTCAGAGGGAATCATGAATCCAGACAAATCACACATGTATACGGATTTTATG ATGAGTGTCAGAACAAATATGGCAATGCGAATGCATGGAAGTATTGCTGCAGAGTTTTTGATTTGCTCACAGTTGCTGCC TTAATCGACGAACAAGTACTTTGCGTACATGGTGGATTATCTCCAGCTATTTCAACATTAGATCAAATTAGGACGATTGAAAGAAATCAAGAAATACCACATAAAG GTGCTTTCTGTGATTTGGTATGGTCCGATCCAGAAGATGTAGATGGATGGACGGTTAGCCCACGAGGAGCTGGTTGGCTGTTTGGAAGCAGAGttacttataaatttatggAAATAAATGACCTTAAGCTTATTTGCAGAGCTCATCAACTGGTACATGAAG GCTATAGATACATGTTTAATGACAAATTAGTGACAGTCTGGTCAGCTCCAAACTACTGTTACAGATGTGGCAACATAGCTAGTATTTTACAGTTTACAACAGTAGATCATAGATGTCCAGTGCTGTTCCAGGCAGTACCTGATTCAGAAAGAGTGATTCCACCCTTAACCACAACTCCATACTTCTTGTGA